Proteins encoded by one window of Molothrus ater isolate BHLD 08-10-18 breed brown headed cowbird chromosome 12, BPBGC_Mater_1.1, whole genome shotgun sequence:
- the CTCF gene encoding transcriptional repressor CTCF isoform X1: MKRTNQSRQKCRSVKNINQEGEMEGEAVDAIVEESETFIKGKERKTYQRRREGGQEDDACHIPPNQADGSEVVQDVSSGVQMVMMDQLDPTLLQMKTEVMEGAVSQETEATVDDTQIITLQVVNMEEQPINLGELQLVQVPVPVTVPVATTSVEELQGAYENEVSKGGLQEGEPMICHTLPLPEGFQVVKVGANGEVETLEQGELQPQEDPNWQKDPDYQPPAKKTKKNKKSKLRYTEEGKDVDVSVYDFEEEQQEGLLSEVNAEKVVGNMKPPKPTKIKKKGVKKTFQCELCSYTCPRRSNLDRHMKSHTDERPHKCHLCGRAFRTVTLLRNHLNTHTGTRPHKCPDCDMAFVTSGELVRHRRYKHTHEKPFKCSMCDYASVEVSKLKRHIRSHTGERPFQCSLCSYASRDTYKLKRHMRTHSGEKPYECYICHARFTQSGTMKMHILQKHTENVAKFHCPHCDTVIARKSDLGVHLRKQHSYIEQGKKCRYCDAVFHERYALIQHQKSHKNEKRFKCDQCDYACRQERHMVMHKRTHTGEKPYACSHCDKTFRQKQLLDMHFKRYHDPNFVPAAFVCSKCGKTFTRRNTMARHADNCSGLDGGEGENGGETKKGKRGRKRKMRSKKEDSSDSEENAEPDLDDNEDEEETAVEIEAEPEVEQEAPAPPPSKKRRGRPPGKAAAQPKQSQPAAIIQVEDQNTGEIENIIVEVKKEPDAETAEEEEEAQPAVVEAPNGDLTPEMILSMMDR, translated from the exons ATGAAGAGAACAAATCAGTCCAGGCAGAAGTGCAGAAGCGTCAAGAACATAAAT CAGGAAGGTGAAATGGAAGGTGAGGCAGTCGACGCTATTGTGGAGGAATCAGAAACTTTCATtaagggaaaagagaggaaaacctATCAAAGACGCCGTGAAGGTGGGCAAGAGGATGATGCTTGTCATATACCACCAAACCAAGCAGATGGAAGTGAAGTGGTGCAGGATGTCAGCAGTGGGGTGCAGATGGTGATGATGGATCAGCTGGATCCAACTCTTCTTCAAATGAAGACCGAAGTAATGGAAGGTGCAGTGTCTCAAGAAACTGAGGCTACTGTGGATGACACACAGATCATAACACTTCAGGTTGTTAATATGGAAGAGCAGCCTATAAACCTTGGTGAGCTTCAGCTGGTCCAAGTACCTGTACCAGTGACTGTACCTGTTGCCACCACGTCTGTGGAAGAACTGCAGGGAGCTTATGAAAATGAGGTTTCCAAAGGAGGCCTGCAGGAGGGGGAGCCCATGATCTGTCACACCCTCCCTTTACCAGAAGGCTTCCAAGTTGTGAAAGTGGGTGCAAACGGTGAGGTGGAGACACTGGAACAAGGTGAACTTCAGCCACAGGAAGATCCCAATTGGCAAAAAGATCCAGACTATCAGCCACCAgccaaaaaaacaaagaaaaacaaaaagagtaAGCTTCGCTACACTGAGGAAGGCAAAGATGTGGATGTCTCTGTATATGACTttgaagaggagcagcaggagggttTGTTGTCCGAGGTTAATGCAGAAAAGGTGGTGGGCAATATGAAGccaccaaaaccaacaaaaattaaaaagaaag GTGTAAAGAAGACATTCCAGTGTGAGCTGTGCAGTTACACTTGTCCACGTCGTTCCAACCTGGACCGCCACATGAAAAGCCACACCGATGAAAGACCACACAAGTGCCATCTCTGTGGCAGGGCTTTCAGGACAGTCACATTGCTGAGGAACCACCTCAACACTCACACAG GTACTCGCCCTCACAAGTGCCCAGACTGCGACATGGCCTTTGTGACCAGTGGAGAGTTGGTTCGGCATCGCCGCTACAAACACACCCACGAGAAACCATTCAAATGTTCCATGTGTGACTATGCCAGTGTGGAG GTTAGCAAATTGAAACGCCACATCCGCTCGCACACCGGGGAGCGCCCGTTCCAGTGCAGCCTGTGCAGCTATGCCAGCAGAGACACCTACAAACTGAAGAGGCACATGAGGACCCACTCCG GAGAGAAGCCATATGAATGTTACATCTGCCATGCTCGCTTCACTCAGAGCGGTACCATGAAGATGCACATTTTGCAGAAGCACACGGAGAATGTGGCCAAATTCCACTGTCCTCACTGTGATACTGTTATAGCAAGAAAGAGTGACCTGG GTGTCCACTTGCGGAAGCAGCATTCCTATATTGAGCAGGGCAAGAAGTGTCGCTACTGTGACGCCGTGTTCCATGAGAGGTATGCCCTCATCCAGCATCAAAAGTCCCACAAGAACGAGAAGCGCTTCAAGTGTGACCAGTGTGATTATGCCTGCAGACAG GAGCGGCACATGGTCATGCACAAACGGACCCATACTGGAGAAAAGCCTTATGCCTGTAGCCATTGTGATAAAACCTTCCGCCAGAAGCAGCTCCTCGACATGCACTTCAAGAGATACCACGACCCCAACTttgtccctgctgcctttgtCTGCTCCAAGTGTGGCAAAACATTCACTCGCAGG AACACAATGGCCAGACATGCTGATAACTGCTCTGGCCTAGATGGTGGGGAAGGAGAGAATGGAGGAGAGACAAAGAAAGGCAAACGTGGCCGAAAGAGAAAGATGCGTTCGAAGAAAGAAGATTCCTCTGATAGTG AGGAAAATGCTGAACCAGATTTGGATGATAATGAAGATGAGGAGGAGACAGCAGTAGAAATTGAGGCTGAACCAGAAGTTGAGCAAGAGGCTCCTGCACCACCTCCCAGtaagaaaagaagaggaagaccACCAGGCAAAGCTGCTGCGCAACCAAAACAATCCCAGC ctgcagcaatCATTCAGGTTGAAGACCAGAACACTGGTGAAATTGAAAACATTATAGTTGAAGTGAAGAAGGAACCTGatgcagaaacagcagaggaagaggaggaagctcAGCCTGCTGTAGTGGAAGCTCCCAATGGAGACCTCACCCCTGAGATGATTCTCAGCATGATGGACCGGTGA
- the CTCF gene encoding transcriptional repressor CTCF isoform X2 — MEGEAVDAIVEESETFIKGKERKTYQRRREGGQEDDACHIPPNQADGSEVVQDVSSGVQMVMMDQLDPTLLQMKTEVMEGAVSQETEATVDDTQIITLQVVNMEEQPINLGELQLVQVPVPVTVPVATTSVEELQGAYENEVSKGGLQEGEPMICHTLPLPEGFQVVKVGANGEVETLEQGELQPQEDPNWQKDPDYQPPAKKTKKNKKSKLRYTEEGKDVDVSVYDFEEEQQEGLLSEVNAEKVVGNMKPPKPTKIKKKGVKKTFQCELCSYTCPRRSNLDRHMKSHTDERPHKCHLCGRAFRTVTLLRNHLNTHTGTRPHKCPDCDMAFVTSGELVRHRRYKHTHEKPFKCSMCDYASVEVSKLKRHIRSHTGERPFQCSLCSYASRDTYKLKRHMRTHSGEKPYECYICHARFTQSGTMKMHILQKHTENVAKFHCPHCDTVIARKSDLGVHLRKQHSYIEQGKKCRYCDAVFHERYALIQHQKSHKNEKRFKCDQCDYACRQERHMVMHKRTHTGEKPYACSHCDKTFRQKQLLDMHFKRYHDPNFVPAAFVCSKCGKTFTRRNTMARHADNCSGLDGGEGENGGETKKGKRGRKRKMRSKKEDSSDSEENAEPDLDDNEDEEETAVEIEAEPEVEQEAPAPPPSKKRRGRPPGKAAAQPKQSQPAAIIQVEDQNTGEIENIIVEVKKEPDAETAEEEEEAQPAVVEAPNGDLTPEMILSMMDR; from the exons ATGGAAGGTGAGGCAGTCGACGCTATTGTGGAGGAATCAGAAACTTTCATtaagggaaaagagaggaaaacctATCAAAGACGCCGTGAAGGTGGGCAAGAGGATGATGCTTGTCATATACCACCAAACCAAGCAGATGGAAGTGAAGTGGTGCAGGATGTCAGCAGTGGGGTGCAGATGGTGATGATGGATCAGCTGGATCCAACTCTTCTTCAAATGAAGACCGAAGTAATGGAAGGTGCAGTGTCTCAAGAAACTGAGGCTACTGTGGATGACACACAGATCATAACACTTCAGGTTGTTAATATGGAAGAGCAGCCTATAAACCTTGGTGAGCTTCAGCTGGTCCAAGTACCTGTACCAGTGACTGTACCTGTTGCCACCACGTCTGTGGAAGAACTGCAGGGAGCTTATGAAAATGAGGTTTCCAAAGGAGGCCTGCAGGAGGGGGAGCCCATGATCTGTCACACCCTCCCTTTACCAGAAGGCTTCCAAGTTGTGAAAGTGGGTGCAAACGGTGAGGTGGAGACACTGGAACAAGGTGAACTTCAGCCACAGGAAGATCCCAATTGGCAAAAAGATCCAGACTATCAGCCACCAgccaaaaaaacaaagaaaaacaaaaagagtaAGCTTCGCTACACTGAGGAAGGCAAAGATGTGGATGTCTCTGTATATGACTttgaagaggagcagcaggagggttTGTTGTCCGAGGTTAATGCAGAAAAGGTGGTGGGCAATATGAAGccaccaaaaccaacaaaaattaaaaagaaag GTGTAAAGAAGACATTCCAGTGTGAGCTGTGCAGTTACACTTGTCCACGTCGTTCCAACCTGGACCGCCACATGAAAAGCCACACCGATGAAAGACCACACAAGTGCCATCTCTGTGGCAGGGCTTTCAGGACAGTCACATTGCTGAGGAACCACCTCAACACTCACACAG GTACTCGCCCTCACAAGTGCCCAGACTGCGACATGGCCTTTGTGACCAGTGGAGAGTTGGTTCGGCATCGCCGCTACAAACACACCCACGAGAAACCATTCAAATGTTCCATGTGTGACTATGCCAGTGTGGAG GTTAGCAAATTGAAACGCCACATCCGCTCGCACACCGGGGAGCGCCCGTTCCAGTGCAGCCTGTGCAGCTATGCCAGCAGAGACACCTACAAACTGAAGAGGCACATGAGGACCCACTCCG GAGAGAAGCCATATGAATGTTACATCTGCCATGCTCGCTTCACTCAGAGCGGTACCATGAAGATGCACATTTTGCAGAAGCACACGGAGAATGTGGCCAAATTCCACTGTCCTCACTGTGATACTGTTATAGCAAGAAAGAGTGACCTGG GTGTCCACTTGCGGAAGCAGCATTCCTATATTGAGCAGGGCAAGAAGTGTCGCTACTGTGACGCCGTGTTCCATGAGAGGTATGCCCTCATCCAGCATCAAAAGTCCCACAAGAACGAGAAGCGCTTCAAGTGTGACCAGTGTGATTATGCCTGCAGACAG GAGCGGCACATGGTCATGCACAAACGGACCCATACTGGAGAAAAGCCTTATGCCTGTAGCCATTGTGATAAAACCTTCCGCCAGAAGCAGCTCCTCGACATGCACTTCAAGAGATACCACGACCCCAACTttgtccctgctgcctttgtCTGCTCCAAGTGTGGCAAAACATTCACTCGCAGG AACACAATGGCCAGACATGCTGATAACTGCTCTGGCCTAGATGGTGGGGAAGGAGAGAATGGAGGAGAGACAAAGAAAGGCAAACGTGGCCGAAAGAGAAAGATGCGTTCGAAGAAAGAAGATTCCTCTGATAGTG AGGAAAATGCTGAACCAGATTTGGATGATAATGAAGATGAGGAGGAGACAGCAGTAGAAATTGAGGCTGAACCAGAAGTTGAGCAAGAGGCTCCTGCACCACCTCCCAGtaagaaaagaagaggaagaccACCAGGCAAAGCTGCTGCGCAACCAAAACAATCCCAGC ctgcagcaatCATTCAGGTTGAAGACCAGAACACTGGTGAAATTGAAAACATTATAGTTGAAGTGAAGAAGGAACCTGatgcagaaacagcagaggaagaggaggaagctcAGCCTGCTGTAGTGGAAGCTCCCAATGGAGACCTCACCCCTGAGATGATTCTCAGCATGATGGACCGGTGA